The sequence ATTGATCTAAGAACAAAAAGAAGTGAATCTATTAGGAAACCAAGTGCTGCAAAAGGCCATCACCTTTATCATATACAAATTCTGAAAGCTTGTTGAGATACCCGAACACTTACATCTGCTACAGCATTTTTTTCTTGCTCACacttttccaatttattttggatatcCCGCATAGTGGATGTCACAGCATTCTCTACTGCTTCTGAAATGGAACTTTGTCTTTTACTTTTGGCCTCAATAATTAGAGATTCATAATGCTGAAAGAATGCAATgagaattggaaaaaaaagagagtacaATTTAGAGAATTATTTCAACAAGAAATTTAAACAAGGCAGATTTCGCAAATGAGAACACTAGAGATCAACTGCAAACCAGccaaggaaaagaaagagaagaggtgGCGAGATGCTGGAAACTGTGTATTTACTTGTCTTTGAGCCTCCAGCTGAGTGGCCAAAAGACGATTGTACTCATCTGCAATCTATTACCAAGCATGTGAAACAAAGTCAAGACATGTACAATGGAAGGCTAACGATGTTAATTATTGAGTTAATCATGCCTGTCTGCAAGAGCCGTAAACTCCCTATCAAATTCCTTAACATGTAGTATCATGCAAGGTAAAAAAATCCCAcaataataagttttttcatCTCTAGTTTTGGCTGTACTAGACAAGGTAAGTAATACTCATATGGAAACACGTACTGCTTCAACTTTGCTGCTAAAGAGAGCACCACTAATTCCAGAATCCTCACTACATCCACAAGTGCCACAATCTCCTTCAAACGACATACAACAAGAGTTTGTATCTATCGACTTGCCATCGGTTTTTGACTGGTTCAGCCGATGAACATAGTTGTCACCAACATAGTCCCAAATTTGTTGTGTTCTCAGATCAAGAGAATAACAATGCTGTGTATCTTGCCAGTGCCTTTTAGCATGTCCCTCTTTATATCTGAGTTCAGGGAAAAAGGCATGAGTGGCTGTGTACTCCCAGCAAGTGACAAGGATAACTTACAGTTATCATATGAACTATGAAATTTATATGGTATGTTCAGATCCTTCACACAAGAATACTCAGCAAGTGAAGTGTTGCATTACCTTCCACATCCTACAAAACCGCATATCAGACAAACCCACAAATTTTCTGAAGTTCCACAAACAGAACAAGCTGGCTTCTCATCCTGCTGCTGACAAAGACGACAGACCTGACAAAATGTGCATATCAAATCAAAATCCTCTCAGGATAACCAAATCACTACCTTTTATATTCATAACAAAAAGATACATCAATTGAATCCCCAGAATATTATGATTTCCATGTGGTGTTGGGATTTATTTTGTTCAATGtggaaagagagaaacatagaACTCGAACAAATGTGCCCTTCAGttcttatttataataatgGTCCAACATCATGTTGTGCtaacaaaaatagatgaatTGATCCTTTACCATAACAGCCAAGTTGTTCACTAAACACCAAAAACAGAGTTTGTTGTGTGTGCAATGTCACTGATAAAAGCCTCGAGAAGCTTGATCAcaccaacacaaaaaaaaaaacctagcttACCTGGCAAGACAAGTGGGTCCATTTTGAAGTGCATGAACATTGAAACGAATGATCACAAAGAGTATTGCGTATTCCACTAGTATCCGGGTCCAATCTCTCTAAAagcaacaaaacacaaaatcaacatACCATAATCCATATACCAATCACACTCACTCCAGCCCAGAAAAAAAAACGTATAGAAAACAGAAGGAAAACTGCAACTAACCGAGACAAATTGGACAAGCTGGCAACTCAGTGAAATTTTCCAGAGGAGTGCTTGCTATTTCTGCCGATTCCGTGAATTCCACAGAAAGCACATATAGTATATGGCAAATCTCTGCCTACAAAAATTACCATCATAAAATAAACACACTTATATTCATCAATTTACttaacacaaaatcaaaatcaacataACCAAAACCGAAATCTCACACTAACTAACCTCAGATGGCGAAAATCGCTTCTCATTGAAACTATTGTAGAATCTATCAGCTGTTACTTGATTATCAAGCTTTATTAACACACTGTACCTATCTTCCATCCCATCATTCCTAAACAAAAATTGCATAAGATAAACAAATTAGAGTTTTTGTtatgatcaatttaattttctgCTCTTAACAGTAAAAATTAGCGTTTTCGATAACATAAGTTATGAAATTAGAGTTTCTGACAACAGAATTTTCAATCTGGGATAAAATTAGGGGTTTCGGTAGCACCTGATGAAGAGGAGTACATGGACATGATCAATATGGGAACCGCAGAATCTGATGAAGTCGTCTTCGGAGAAGTAGTTAGGGACGGCGACGACGAATAGAGAAGTAGATCGAGAGTTAGGATTAGGGTTTGGCAGTGAGGATTTCTGCGATGCGTTTCGATATAGATGTGAAATGCCTCTCCTTTCATTGAATTTGTTGGTGGCTGCCGCGGTGGAggtggtggcggcggcggaGATGAAGGTGGTTTCTTCAAGAGTTAGAGGATGATTGCTGTCTACTGAGTGGACTCGGAGGCTGAACATTTTTTGGGAGTGAGTTGGATCGGTGAGTTGACTTGGGGTTGGGCTAGAGAGAGAATGgtgaaacagaaacaaaaagagaGTCGCGGGAAATCGGCGGTTAGGTTAAAAGTGAGGTGTTCGCCGTTAAATAGCTAACAGTAGGAAAGGACATGTCCTTAGAATTctactgaatttttttaaacaggGACCATATTAagatttttcatgaaatataaAACTTAACATTGATAAAATTCTACTAAATAAGTAGTATGAGTTCCACTGTTATTAACTCGTTAATCCAAACTAATCTGagttgaatttgaaaataattaaatgaaagttAGCTAAGTTGATTTagcatgatttaattaaaatctatttaatttttaaaaataatattaacttttttttagcttaaattATTGACCGATATAATAACATTGATGAGTTATGAAATACatgtgtattatttttattaatataagtgttCATGCTAGCAGATGCGGAGCTAGGATTGTTTAATAGGGAGGGTCATAACTAATATAACAAGGTAtaaatttttacatgtaaacTACACtaatatataaaagca is a genomic window of Populus alba chromosome 18, ASM523922v2, whole genome shotgun sequence containing:
- the LOC118052098 gene encoding BRAP2 RING ZnF UBP domain-containing protein 1; its protein translation is MFSLRVHSVDSNHPLTLEETTFISAAATTSTAAATNKFNERRGISHLYRNASQKSSLPNPNPNSRSTSLFVVAVPNYFSEDDFIRFCGSHIDHVHVLLFIRNDGMEDRYSVLIKLDNQVTADRFYNSFNEKRFSPSEAEICHILYVLSVEFTESAEIASTPLENFTELPACPICLERLDPDTSGIRNTLCDHSFQCSCTSKWTHLSCQVCRLCQQQDEKPACSVCGTSENLWVCLICGFVGCGRYKEGHAKRHWQDTQHCYSLDLRTQQIWDYVGDNYVHRLNQSKTDGKSIDTNSCCMSFEGDCGTCGCSEDSGISGALFSSKVEAIADEYNRLLATQLEAQRQHYESLIIEAKSKRQSSISEAVENAVTSTMRDIQNKLEKCEQEKNAVADINRGLIKNQEIWRKKVKEIENRETSSLSSRDERIHDLEEQIRDLTVYIEAQKTLHTMTDTDDGIKGGTLLPVPPKQSSPANSRKHTKLGRKRN